The proteins below are encoded in one region of Peromyscus eremicus chromosome 10, PerEre_H2_v1, whole genome shotgun sequence:
- the Pik3ip1 gene encoding phosphoinositide-3-kinase-interacting protein 1 isoform X1 produces MLLAWVHAFLLSNMLLAGAYGSGGCFWDNGHLYREDQPSPAPGLRCLNWLAAQGGRESPTEPSECPPGEAGGVGGRRPRPLTSLLSASGPGNHNYCRNPDQDPRGPWCYISSETGVPEKRPCEDVRCPETTSQAPAASTSQLEEKSDAPGDEEAQVFPPANVLPARSEAAEVQPVIGISQRVRMNSKEKKDLGTLGYVLGITMMVIIIAIGVGIILGYTYKRGKDLKDQHEQKVCEREMQRITLPLSAFTNPTCETTDEKTIIVHSNQTPADPQEGSTLLVGQAGTPGA; encoded by the exons GCTGCTTCTGGGACAACGGCCACCTGTACCGGGAGGACCAGCCCTCGCCCGCGCCGGGTCTCCGCTGCCTCAACTGGTTGGCCGCGCAAGGCGGCCGCGAGTCGCCCACCGAGCCCAGTGAGTGTCCGCCCGGGGAGGCGGGCGGGGTTGGAGGGCGGCGGCCGCGGCCCTTGACGTCTCTTCTCTCCGCCTCAGGCCCTGGCAACCACAACTACTGCCGGAACCCGGACCAGGACCCGCGTGGGCCCTGGTGCTACATCAGCAGCGAGACCGGCGTCCCTGAGAAGCGGCCTTGCGAGGACGTGCGCTGTCCAG AGACCACTTCCCAAGCACCAGCAGCTTCTACATCACAGCTGGAAGAGAAGTCTGATGCACCAGGTGACGAAGAGGCACAGGTGTTCCCTCCTGCTAATGTCCTGCCAGCCAGGAGTGAGGCAGCAGAGGTGCAGCCAGTGATTGGGATCAGTCAGCGTGTGAGGATGAACTCCAAGGAGAAGAAGGACCTGGGAACTCTGG GCTATGTGCTGGGCATTACTATGATGGTGATCATCATTGCCATTGGAGTTGGcatcatcctgggctacacttACAAGAG GGGGAAGGACCTGAAAGACCAACACGAACAGAAAGTGTGTGAGAGGGAGATGCAGCGAATCACCTTGCCGCTGTCTGCCTTCACCAACCCTACCTGTGAGACCACGGACGAAAAGACCATCATTGTACACAGCAACCAGACTCCTGCTGACCCTCAGGAGGGCAGCACCCTCCTTGTGGGCCAGGCTGGCACCCCTGGGGCCTGA
- the Pik3ip1 gene encoding phosphoinositide-3-kinase-interacting protein 1 isoform X2, translating into MLLAWVHAFLLSNMLLAGAYGSGGCFWDNGHLYREDQPSPAPGLRCLNWLAAQGGRESPTEPSPGNHNYCRNPDQDPRGPWCYISSETGVPEKRPCEDVRCPETTSQAPAASTSQLEEKSDAPGDEEAQVFPPANVLPARSEAAEVQPVIGISQRVRMNSKEKKDLGTLGYVLGITMMVIIIAIGVGIILGYTYKRGKDLKDQHEQKVCEREMQRITLPLSAFTNPTCETTDEKTIIVHSNQTPADPQEGSTLLVGQAGTPGA; encoded by the exons GCTGCTTCTGGGACAACGGCCACCTGTACCGGGAGGACCAGCCCTCGCCCGCGCCGGGTCTCCGCTGCCTCAACTGGTTGGCCGCGCAAGGCGGCCGCGAGTCGCCCACCGAGCCCA GCCCTGGCAACCACAACTACTGCCGGAACCCGGACCAGGACCCGCGTGGGCCCTGGTGCTACATCAGCAGCGAGACCGGCGTCCCTGAGAAGCGGCCTTGCGAGGACGTGCGCTGTCCAG AGACCACTTCCCAAGCACCAGCAGCTTCTACATCACAGCTGGAAGAGAAGTCTGATGCACCAGGTGACGAAGAGGCACAGGTGTTCCCTCCTGCTAATGTCCTGCCAGCCAGGAGTGAGGCAGCAGAGGTGCAGCCAGTGATTGGGATCAGTCAGCGTGTGAGGATGAACTCCAAGGAGAAGAAGGACCTGGGAACTCTGG GCTATGTGCTGGGCATTACTATGATGGTGATCATCATTGCCATTGGAGTTGGcatcatcctgggctacacttACAAGAG GGGGAAGGACCTGAAAGACCAACACGAACAGAAAGTGTGTGAGAGGGAGATGCAGCGAATCACCTTGCCGCTGTCTGCCTTCACCAACCCTACCTGTGAGACCACGGACGAAAAGACCATCATTGTACACAGCAACCAGACTCCTGCTGACCCTCAGGAGGGCAGCACCCTCCTTGTGGGCCAGGCTGGCACCCCTGGGGCCTGA
- the Limk2 gene encoding LIM domain kinase 2 isoform X3, with the protein MHISPNNRNAIHPGDRILEINGTPVRTLRVEEVEDAINQTSQTLQLLIEHDPVPQRLDQLRLDTRLSSHMQSTGHSHTLSTLDSKENQEGTLRRRSLRRSNSISKSPGPSSPKEPLLLSRDISRSESLRCSSSYSQQIFRPCDLIHGEVLGKGFFGQAIKVTHKATGKVMVMKELIRCDEETQKTFLTEVKVMRSLDHPNVLKFIGVLYKDKKLNLLTEYIEGGTLKDFLRNVDPFPWQQKVRFAKGISSGMAYLHSMCIIHRDLNSHNCLIKLDKTVVVADFGLSRLIVEERKRPPVEKATTKKRTLRKSDRKKRYTVVGNPYWMAPEMLNGKSYDETVDVFSFGIVLCEIIGQVYADPDCLPRTLDFGLNVKLFWEKFVPTDCPPAFFPLAAICCKLEPESRPAFSKLEDSFEALSLYLGELAIPLPAELEELDHTVSVEYGLTRDSPP; encoded by the exons ATGCACATCAGTCCCAACAACCGCAATGCCATCCACCCTGGGGACCGCATCCTGGAGATCAATGGGACCCCTGTCCGCACTCTCCGAGTAGAAGAG GTGGAGGATGCGATTAACCAGACAAGCCAGACACTTCAGCTGCTGATCGAACATGACCCTGTCCCCCAGCGCCTGGACCAGCTGCGGCTAGATACCCGGCTTTCTTCCCACATGCAGAGTACTggacactctcacacactcagcACCCTGGACAGCAAGGAGAATCAGGAGGGGACACTGAGGAGACGTTCTCTGAG GCGCAGTAACAGCATCTCCAAGTCTCCTGGCCCCAGCTCCCCCAAGGAGCCGCTGCTCCTCAGCCGTGACATCAGTCGCTCGGAATCCCTACGCTGCTCCAGCAGCTACTCACAGCAGATCTTCCGGCCCTGTGACCTGATCCACGGGGAGGTCCTGGGGAAGGGCTTCTTTGGGCAGGCCATCAAG GTGACTCACAAAGCCACTGGCAAAGTGATGGTCATGAAGGAGTTAATCCGCTGCgatgaggaaacacagaagactttCCTGACTGAG GTGAAAGTGATGCGAAGCCTAGACCACCCTAATGTGCTCAAGTTCATCGGTGTTCTGTACAAGGACAAGAAGCTGAATCTGCTGACAGAGTACATTGAGGGGGGCACACTGAAGGACTTCCTGCGCAATGTG GACCCGTTCCCCTGGCAACAGAAGGTCAGGTTTGCCAAAGGCATCTCTTCTGGAATG GCATATTTGCACTCCATGTGCATCATCCACCGCGACCTGAACTCACACAACTGTCTTATCAAGTTG GACAAGACTGTGGTGGTAGCAGACTTCGGACTGTCACGTCTTATcgtggaagagaggaaaaggccCCCAGTAGAGAAGGCCACCACCAAGAAACGCACCTTACGAAAGAGTGACCGCAAGAAGCGCTACACTGTGGTGGGAAACCCCTACTGGATGGCCCCTGAGATGCTGAATG GCAAGAGCTACGACGAGACAGTGGATGTCTTCTCTTTTGGGATCGTTCTCTGTGAG ATCATCGGGCAGGTGTATGCTGATCCTGATTGCCTGCCCCGCACACTGGACTTCGGCCTCAATGTAAAGCTTTTCTGGGAGAAGTTTGTCCCAACAgactgccccccagccttcttccCCCTGGCTGCTATCTGCTGCAAACTGGAGCCTGAGAGCAG ACCGGCCTTCTCAAAGCTGGAGGACTCCTTTGAGGCACTGTCTCTGTACTTGGGAGAGCTGGCCATCCCACTGCCAGCAGAGCTGGAAGAACTGGACCACACTGTGAGCGTGGAGTATGGCCTGACCCGGGACTCGCCACCCTAG